One part of the Arabidopsis thaliana chromosome 1 sequence genome encodes these proteins:
- a CDS encoding Major facilitator superfamily protein (Major facilitator superfamily protein; FUNCTIONS IN: transporter activity; INVOLVED IN: oligopeptide transport; LOCATED IN: membrane; CONTAINS InterPro DOMAIN/s: PTR2 family proton/oligopeptide symporter, conserved site (InterPro:IPR018456), Oligopeptide transporter (InterPro:IPR000109), Major facilitator superfamily, general substrate transporter (InterPro:IPR016196); BEST Arabidopsis thaliana protein match is: Major facilitator superfamily protein (TAIR:AT1G72125.1); Has 30201 Blast hits to 17322 proteins in 780 species: Archae - 12; Bacteria - 1396; Metazoa - 17338; Fungi - 3422; Plants - 5037; Viruses - 0; Other Eukaryotes - 2996 (source: NCBI BLink).), translating into MTTTSEISLQEEYVTDAVDHRGLAARRSNTGRWRAALFIIGVEVAERFAYYGIGSNLISYLTGPLGESTAVAAANVNAWSGIATLLPVLGAFVADAFLGRYRTIIISSLIYVLGLAFLTLSAFLIPNTTEVTSSTSSFLNVLFFFSLYLVAIGQSGHKPCVQAFGADQFDEKDSQEKSDRSSFFNWWYLSLSAGICFAILVVVYIQEEFSWAFGFGIPCVFMVISLVLFVSGRRIYRYSKRRHEEEINPFTRIGRVFFVALKNQRLSSSDLCKVELEANTSPEKQSFFNKALLVPNDSSQGENASKSSDVEDATALIRLIPVWFTTLAYAIPYAQYMTFFTKQGVTMDRTILPGVKIPPASLQVFIGISIVLFVPIYDRVFVPIARLITKEPCGITTLKRIGTGIVLSTITMVIAALVEFKRLETAKEHGLIDQPEATLPMSIWWLIPQYLLLGLADVYTLVGMQEFFYSQVPTELRSIGLALYLSALGVGSLLSSLLISLIDLATGGDAGNSWFNSNLNRAHLDYFYWLLAIVSAVGFFTFLFISKSYIYRRVDRV; encoded by the exons ATGACGACTACTTCAGAAATTTCTCTTCAAGAAGAATACGTCACCGACGCCGTTGACCACCGTGGACTTGCCGCCAGAAGATCCAATACCGGTAGATGGAGAGCCGCCTTGTTCATAATCG GTGTGGAGGTGGCTGAGAGGTTCGCTTACTATGGAATCGGATCAAACTTAATAAGCTACTTGACTGGACCACTTGGTGAATCCACGGCTGTAGCCGCCGCTAATGTCAACGCGTGGTCAGGAATTGCCACTCTTCTTCCTGTTCTTGGAGCTTTTGTCGCCGACGCATTTCTCGGTCGTTACCGAACAATTATCATCTCTTCTCTTATCTACGTCCTG GGATTGGCGTTTCTGACTTTATCTGCGTTTCTGATTCCCAATACTACTGAAGTGacatcttcaacttcttcttttctcaatgtactcttcttcttctctctgtatTTGGTGGCTATTGGACAAAGTGGACACAAGCCTTGTGTTCAAGCTTTTGGTGCTGACCAGTTTGATGAAAAAGACTCTCAAGAGAAATCTGACAGAAGCTCCTTCTTCAACTGGTGGTACCTTAGTCTGTCTGCAGGAATCTGCTTTGCGATTTTAGTTGTTGTATACATCCAGGAAGAGTTCAGCTGGGCTTTTGGGTTTGGAATCCCATGTGTGTTCATGGTGatctctcttgttcttttcGTGTCAGGGAGAAGGATTTATAGGTACAGTAAAAGAAGACATGAAGAGGAAATAAACCCTTTTACGAGGATAGGTAGAGTCTTCTTTGTAGCACTCAAGAACCAAAGATTGAGTTCATCAGACTTGTGCAAAGTTGAGCTAGAGGCAAATACATCCCcagagaaacagagttttttCAACAAAGCATTGCTTGTACCCAATGATTCTTCTCAAGGAGAAAACGCATCCAAGTCTAGTGATGTTGAAGATGCCACAGCTCTTATCAGGCTAATTCCAGTATGGTTTACGACTCTGGCTTACGCGATACCCTACGCGCAATACATGACATTTTTCACTAAGCAAGGCGTCACAATGGATAGAACAATTCTTCCTGGTGTTAAGATCCCACCTGCTTCTCTTCAGGTCTTTATCGGCATATCAATAGTCCTCTTTGTCCCCATCTACGACCGAGTTTTCGTCCCCATCGCCAGGTTAATAACCAAAGAACCTTGTGGCATCACAACCCTCAAAAGAATTGGAACTGGAATTGTACTGTCGACTATCACTATGGTAATTGCAGCTCTGGTTGAGTTCAAGCGGCTCGAGACTGCGAAAGAACACGGGCTTATAGACCAACCGGAAGCAACTCTTCCAATGTCGATATGGTGGTTAATCCCTCAGTACTTGTTGCTGGGATTGGCTGACGTATATACTTTAGTGGGAATGCAAGAGTTCTTCTACAGCCAAGTCCCTACTGAGCTGAGAAGCATCGGTCTCGCGCTTTACTTAAGCGCGTTGGGCGTGGGAAGCTTATTAAGCAGCTTACTCATCTCTCTGATAGACTTGGCCACTGGAGGAGACGCAGGAAACAGCTGGTTTAACAGTAATCTGAACAGAGCTCATCTTGATTACTTCTATTGGTTACTAGCGATTGTTAGCGCCGTTGGGTTCTTTACGTTCTTGTTCATTTCCAAGTCGTACATCTATCGTCGAGTGGATCGAGTGTAG
- a CDS encoding Major facilitator superfamily protein (Major facilitator superfamily protein; FUNCTIONS IN: transporter activity; INVOLVED IN: oligopeptide transport; LOCATED IN: membrane; EXPRESSED IN: 13 plant structures; EXPRESSED DURING: 6 growth stages; CONTAINS InterPro DOMAIN/s: PTR2 family proton/oligopeptide symporter, conserved site (InterPro:IPR018456), Oligopeptide transporter (InterPro:IPR000109), Major facilitator superfamily, general substrate transporter (InterPro:IPR016196); BEST Arabidopsis thaliana protein match is: Major facilitator superfamily protein (TAIR:AT1G72120.1); Has 30201 Blast hits to 17322 proteins in 780 species: Archae - 12; Bacteria - 1396; Metazoa - 17338; Fungi - 3422; Plants - 5037; Viruses - 0; Other Eukaryotes - 2996 (source: NCBI BLink).): MTTTSKTSLQEEYVIDAVDHRGFSARRSITGRWRAAWFIIGVEVAERFANYGIGSNLISYLTGPLGQSTAVAAANVNAWSGISTILPLLGAFVADAFLGRYITIIIASFIYVLGLAFLTLSAFLIPNNTEVTSSPSSFLNALFFFSLYLVAIGQSGHKPCVQAFGADQFDEKNPQENSDRSSFFNWWYLSMCAGIGLAILVVVYIQENVSWALGFGIPCVFMVISLVLFVLGRKSYRFSKTRQEEETNPFTRIGRVFFVAFKNQRLNSSDLCKVELIEANRSQESPEELSFLNKALLVPNDSDEGEVACKSRDVEDATALVRLIPVWLTTLAYAIPFAQYMTFFTKQGVTMERTIFPGVEIPPASLQVLISISIVLFVPIYDRVLVPIGRSITKDPCGITTLKRIGTGMVLATLTMVVAALVESKRLETAKEYGLIDQPKTTLPMSIWWLFPQYMLLGLADVHTLVGMQEFFYSQVPTELRSLGLAIYLSAMGVGSLLSSLLIYLIDLATGGDAGNSWFNSNLNRAHLDYFYWLLAVVSAVGFFTFLFISKSYIYRRVDVV, encoded by the exons ATGACGACGACTTCCAAAACTTCTCTTCAAGAAGAATACGTCATCGACGCCGTTGACCACCGTGGCTTTTCCGCCAGAAGGTCTATTACCGGTAGATGGAGAGCTGCATGGTTCATTATCG GTGTGGAGGTGGCGGAGAGGTTCGCGAACTACGGGATCGGATCAAACCTGATAAGCTACTTGACTGGACCACTTGGTCAATCTACGGCGGTCGCCGCCGCTAATGTCAACGCTTGGTCTGGAATTTCCACtattcttcctcttcttggAGCTTTTGTCGCCGACGCTTTTCTTGGTCGCTACATAACAATTATCATCGCTTCTTTTATCTATGTCCTG GGACTGGCGTTTCTGACTTTATCTGCGTTTCTGATTCCCAACAATACTGAAGTGACCTcgtcaccttcttcttttctcaatgcactcttcttcttctctctttatttggTGGCTATTGGACAAAGTGGACACAAGCCTTGTGTTCAGGCTTTTGGTGCAGATCAGTTTGATGAGAAGAACCCGCAAGAGAATAGTGATAGAAGCTCTTTCTTCAACTGGTGGTACCTTAGTATGTGTGCAGGAATCGGCCTAGCGATTTTAGTGGTTGTGTACATCCAAGAAAATGTAAGCTGGGCACTTGGGTTTGGAATCCCATGTGTGTTCATGGTGatctctcttgttcttttcGTTTTAGGGAGAAAGAGTTATAGGTTTAGTAAAACAAGacaagaagaggaaacaaacCCGTTTACGAGAATAGGTAGAGTCTTCTTTGTAGCATTCAAGAACCAGAGATTGAATTCATCAGACTTGTGCAAAGTTGAGCTAATAGAGGCAAATCGATCTCAAGAATCTCCAGAGGAGCTGAG TTTTCTCAACAAAGCATTGCTTGTCCCAAATGATTCTGATGAAGGAGAAGTGGCATGCAAGTCTAGAGATGTCGAAGATGCTACAGCTCTTGTCAGGCTTATTCCAGTATGGCTTACAACTTTGGCTTACGCGATACCTTTCGCGCAGTACATGACTTTCTTTACAAAGCAAGGTGTCACAATGGAAAGAACAATATTTCCAGGTGTAGAGATCCCACCTGCTTCTCTTCAGGTTCTTATCAGCATATCAATTGTTCTCTTTGTCCCCATCTATGACCGTGTTTTGGTCCCAATCGGAAGGTCAATAACTAAAGATCCTTGTGGCATCACAACTCTCAAAAGAATTGGAACCGGAATGGTACTAGCAACTCTCACTATGGTGGTGGCTGCTTTGGTTGAGTCAAAGCGGCTCGAGACTGCAAAAGAATACGGACTTATAGACCAACCGAAAACAACTCTTCCAATGTCGATATGGTGGTTATTCCCTCAGTATATGTTACTGGGATTGGCTGACGTACACACTTTAGTAGGAATGCAAGAGTTCTTCTACAGCCAAGTCCCCACTGAGCTGAGAAGCCTCGGTCTCGCGATTTACTTAAGTGCAATGGGCGTTGGAAGCTTATTAAGCAGCTTACTCATCTATCTGATCGATTTGGCCACTGGAGGAGACGCCGGAAACAGCTGGTTCAACAGTAATCTGAACAGAGCCCATCTAGATTACTTCTATTGGTTACTTGCGGTTGTTAGTGCCGTTGGGTTCTTTACGTTCTTGTTCATCTCCAAGTCCTATATATATCGCCGGGTGGACGTAGTGTAG
- a CDS encoding O-acyltransferase (WSD1-like) family protein (O-acyltransferase (WSD1-like) family protein; INVOLVED IN: biological_process unknown; LOCATED IN: cellular_component unknown; EXPRESSED IN: 7 plant structures; EXPRESSED DURING: 4 anthesis, C globular stage, F mature embryo stage, petal differentiation and expansion stage, D bilateral stage; CONTAINS InterPro DOMAIN/s: O-acyltransferase, WSD1, C-terminal (InterPro:IPR009721), O-acyltransferase, WSD1, N-terminal (InterPro:IPR004255); BEST Arabidopsis thaliana protein match is: O-acyltransferase (WSD1-like) family protein (TAIR:AT2G38995.2).) — protein sequence MAIERQVTEAEEPVSPFARLFSLPGLDVFNIVTIGCKTEGNASTIVEGIKNTLINHPRFSSILVTGHGEHKGKARWIPTKINVEEHVIVPDIDPNIENPDEFLEDYTSNMALSPMDMSKPLWEFHLLKLKTSHAEAVTVARFHHSLGDGMSLMSLLLACTRKTCDPEAFPTFVAPKKNKAKNVCFSLVAWLWFIVRLMFHTCVEVIKSIVFICRASDTSAHIMGKPGATLSANKFIHRIISLDDVKMVKNAMNMTVNDVLFGMVQAGLSRYLNQRYDLETSSKSRKNLHNIGLHGVVFFNLRPNRNIEDLAKMMAKGSKCRWGNSIGYVLIPLGMKPQDDVFEYVRQAKTIMDVCVSDRHRWMCGGGKQGLKTLVKRIFGSTTMIFSNVVGPDEEISFFGHRIAYIAASTFGVPQALNICIQSYVDKLIINIGVDVDVIPDPHHLCDLIIEALRMMNSAAPKKVFHASKV from the exons atggcAATAGAAAGGCAAGTGACGGAAGCAGAGGAGCCAGTAAGTCCATTTGCACGCTTGTTTAGCTTGCCGGGTCTCGATGTCTTCAACATTGTAACCATTGGATGCAAAACCGAAGGCAATGCCTCAACCATCGTCGAAGGCATAAAGAACACATTGATCAACCATCCACGCTTCTCTAGCATACTG GTGACTGGTCATGGTGAGCACAAAGGAAAAGCTAGATGGATTCCAACGAAAATAAACGTAGAAGAGCATGTCATTGTTCCGGATATAGATCCCAACATTGAGAATCCTGATGAGTTTCTTGAAGATTATACATCAAACATGGCTCTTTCTCCAATGGATATGTCCAAACCTTTATGGGAGTTTCATTTattgaaacttaaaacatcACATGCGGAAGCTGTGACCGTGGCTAGGTTCCATCATTCTTTGGGCGACGGAATGTCTCTTATGTCTCTTTTACTCGCTTGTACTCGGAAAACATGTGATCCCGAGGCATTCCCCACTTTTGTGGCTCCGAAGAAAAACAAAGCGAAGAacgtttgtttttctttggtagCTTGGTTATGGTTCATAGTAAGACTTATGTTCCACACTTGTGTTGAAGTCATCAAGTCTATAGTTTTTATATGTCGTGCGAGTGACACCTCAGCTCATATAATGGGAAAACCAGGAGCTACACTTAGCGCTAATAAGTTCATTCATCGAATCATTAGTTTAGATGATGTCAAAATGGTGAAGAACGCCATGAATATG ACTGTAAATGATGTTCTTTTTGGGATGGTACAAGCTGGTCTTTCTCGATATTTGAACCAAAGATATG ATCTTGAAACATCTTCAAAGTCAAGAAAAAATCTACACAATATCGGTCTTCATggtgttgttttctttaatctaAGGCCAAATAGAAATATTGAG GATTTGGCTAAAATGATGGCAAAAGGTTCAAAGTGTAGATGGGGAAACTCAATAGGTTATGTTCTGATTCCTTTGGGGATGAAGCCACAGGATGATGTATTTGAATATGTTCGACAAGCCAAAACTATCATGGATG tatgCGTGTCTGATCGACATAGATGGATGTGTGGGGGTGGAAAACAGGGACTCAAGACTCTTGTGAAGAGAATATTTGGTAGCACAACAATGATATTCTCAAATGTGGTTGGTCCAGACGAAGAAATTAGCTTTTTTGGCCATCGAATAGCTTACATTGCTGCAAGTACCTTTGGTGTCCCACAG GCACTCAATATCTGTATTCAAAGCTATGTGGACAAACTTATAATCAACATTGGGGTTGATGTAGACGTGATTCCAGACCCTCATCACCTTTGTGATCTCATCATTGAAGCTCTCCGCATGATGAATTCTGCTGCTCCAAAAAAGGTTTTTCATGCTTCAAAGGTTTAA
- a CDS encoding late embryogenesis abundant domain-containing protein / LEA domain-containing protein (late embryogenesis abundant domain-containing protein / LEA domain-containing protein; INVOLVED IN: embryo development ending in seed dormancy; LOCATED IN: endomembrane system; EXPRESSED IN: sperm cell; CONTAINS InterPro DOMAIN/s: Late embryogenesis abundant protein, group 4 (InterPro:IPR004238); BEST Arabidopsis thaliana protein match is: Late embryogenesis abundant protein (LEA) family protein (TAIR:AT1G22600.1); Has 5957 Blast hits to 3336 proteins in 883 species: Archae - 38; Bacteria - 2417; Metazoa - 675; Fungi - 389; Plants - 1426; Viruses - 20; Other Eukaryotes - 992 (source: NCBI BLink).) has translation MTNLLALCLVLSTLLAAEVWSPSPAMTTHNTAVASEGEVIVKDGHHVVVVEYDRDGKTNTRVSISPPSADQGEEKENEVEMGTSMFRNVKEKAKETASYLPHVGQGISQPVMTDEARDHHATAGEVICDAFGKCRQKIASVVGRAKDRTVDSVGETASDVREAAAHKAHDVKETVTHAARDVEDTVADQAQYAKGRVTEKAHDPKEGVAHKAHDAKESVADKAHDAKESVAQKAHDAKEKVREKAHDVKETVAQKAHESKERAKDRVREKAQELKETATHKSKNAWERVKNGAREFGSATAATLSPTKVASIVGLTGIAAAFGTSVWVTFVSSYVLASVLGRQQFGVVQSKLYPVYFKATSVGILVGLFGHVLSRRRKLLTDATEMWQGVNLLSSFFMIEANKSFVEPRATKAMFERMKAEKEEGRGGERTSEQELRRKLEQLSERLSKLNTYSSWLNILTLMSLTWHFVYLGQRLGAAC, from the exons ATGACGAATCTTTTGGCCTTGTGTCTTGTCTTGAGCACTTTACTAGCGGCGGAGGTATGGTCTCCGAGTCCAGCCATGACCACCCACAACACGGCGGTGGCGTCAGAGGGAGAAGTCATCGTCAAAGACGGACACCACGTTGTGGTGGTTGAGTACGATCGCGACGGGAAAACCAATACCAGAGTCTCGATCTCGCCACCATCGGCAGatcaaggagaagaaaaagagaatgaagtAGAGATGGGAACTTCTATGTTTAGAAATGTTAAAGAGAAAGCTAAAGAAACGGCGTCGTATCTTCCACACGTCGGCCAAGGAATCTCCCAGCCGGTGATGACAGACGAGGCGCGTGATCACCACGCGACGGCTGGGGAAGTCATATGCGATGCGTTCGGCAAGTGCAGGCAGAAGATCGCGAGTGTGGTAGGTCGGGCTAAAGACCGCACCGTTGATTCCGTCGGCGAGACAGCTTCTGATGTCAGAGAAGCCGCCGCTCATAAGGCTCACGATGTGAAGGAAACGGTTACACATGCGGCACGTGACGTGGAAGACACGGTGGCTGATCAAGCCCAGTATGCTAAGGGTAGGGTAACAGAAAAGGCCCATGATCCGAAAGAGGGTGTAGCCCATAAAGCCCATGATGCGAAAGAGAGTGTGGCTGATAAAGCCCATGATGCGAAAGAGAGTGTGGCTCAGAAAGCCCATGATGCTAAAGAGAAGGTAAGAGAGAAAGCTCATGATGTGAAGGAGACGGTAGCCCAAAAAGCCCATGAATCGAAAGAGAGGGCAAAAGATAGAGTGAGGGAGAAGGCACAAGAATTGAAGGAAACGGCTACTCATAAGTCTAAGAACGCGTGGGAGAGAGTTAAGAATGGGGCGCGTGAGTTCGGGTCAGCCACAGCAGCGACGTTGAGTCCGACTAAGGTAGCGAGCATTGTGGGGTTGACGGGGATAGCGGCAGCATTTGGGACTTCCGTGTGGGTGACGTTTGTGTCAAGCTACGTTTTAGCCTCAGTGTTGGGGAGGCAACAGTTTGGTGTTGTGCAGAGTAAGCTGTATCCTGTTTACTTCAAGGCGACCTCTGTGGGAATCCTTGTGGGTTTGTTTGGTCACGTGCTTAGCAGGCGGAGGAAACTCCTTACCGATGCAACGGAGATGTGGCAAGGGGTTAACCTCTTGTCCTCTTTCTTTATGATCGAGGCTAATAAGTCATTTGTTGAGCCACGTGCCACGAAG GCGATGTTTGAGAGAATGAAGGCCgaaaaggaagaaggaagaggaggagagaggaCGAGTGAGCAGGAGCTAAGGCGGAAATTGGAGCAGCTGAGTGAGAGGCTGAGCAAGCTCAACACGTACTCCTCTTGGTTGAATATATTGACGCTTATGTCTCTAACCTGGCACTTTGTTTATCTCGGTCAGAGACTCGGCGCCGCTTGTTGA
- a CDS encoding O-acyltransferase (WSD1-like) family protein (O-acyltransferase (WSD1-like) family protein; CONTAINS InterPro DOMAIN/s: O-acyltransferase, WSD1, C-terminal (InterPro:IPR009721), O-acyltransferase, WSD1, N-terminal (InterPro:IPR004255); BEST Arabidopsis thaliana protein match is: O-acyltransferase (WSD1-like) family protein (TAIR:AT5G53390.1); Has 1092 Blast hits to 1082 proteins in 164 species: Archae - 2; Bacteria - 845; Metazoa - 10; Fungi - 2; Plants - 216; Viruses - 0; Other Eukaryotes - 17 (source: NCBI BLink).) yields the protein MAIERQVTEAEEPVSPFARLFSLPGLDVFNIVTIGCKTEGNASTIVEGIKNTLINHPRFSSILVTGHGEHKGKARWIPTKINVEEHVIVPDIDPNIENPDEFLEDYTSNMALSPMDMSKPLWEFHLLKLKTSHAEAVTVARFHHSLGDGMSLMSLLLACTRKTCDPEAFPTFVAPKKNKAKNVCFSLVAWLWFIVRLMFHTCVEVIKSIVFICRASDTSAHIMGKPGATLSANKFIHRIISLDDVKMVKNAMNMTVNDVLFGMVQAGLSRYLNQRYDLETSSKSRKNLHNIGLHGVVFFNLRPNRNIEDLAKMMAKGSKCRWGNSIGYVLIPLGMKPQDDVFEYVRQAKTIMDGKKHSLEPLFSYGLLKVTMEVFGLRGLKTLVKRIFGSTTMIFSNVVGPDEEISFFGHRIAYIAASTFGVPQALNICIQSYVDKLIINIGVDVDVIPDPHHLCDLIIEALRMMNSAAPKKVFHASKV from the exons atggcAATAGAAAGGCAAGTGACGGAAGCAGAGGAGCCAGTAAGTCCATTTGCACGCTTGTTTAGCTTGCCGGGTCTCGATGTCTTCAACATTGTAACCATTGGATGCAAAACCGAAGGCAATGCCTCAACCATCGTCGAAGGCATAAAGAACACATTGATCAACCATCCACGCTTCTCTAGCATACTG GTGACTGGTCATGGTGAGCACAAAGGAAAAGCTAGATGGATTCCAACGAAAATAAACGTAGAAGAGCATGTCATTGTTCCGGATATAGATCCCAACATTGAGAATCCTGATGAGTTTCTTGAAGATTATACATCAAACATGGCTCTTTCTCCAATGGATATGTCCAAACCTTTATGGGAGTTTCATTTattgaaacttaaaacatcACATGCGGAAGCTGTGACCGTGGCTAGGTTCCATCATTCTTTGGGCGACGGAATGTCTCTTATGTCTCTTTTACTCGCTTGTACTCGGAAAACATGTGATCCCGAGGCATTCCCCACTTTTGTGGCTCCGAAGAAAAACAAAGCGAAGAacgtttgtttttctttggtagCTTGGTTATGGTTCATAGTAAGACTTATGTTCCACACTTGTGTTGAAGTCATCAAGTCTATAGTTTTTATATGTCGTGCGAGTGACACCTCAGCTCATATAATGGGAAAACCAGGAGCTACACTTAGCGCTAATAAGTTCATTCATCGAATCATTAGTTTAGATGATGTCAAAATGGTGAAGAACGCCATGAATATG ACTGTAAATGATGTTCTTTTTGGGATGGTACAAGCTGGTCTTTCTCGATATTTGAACCAAAGATATG ATCTTGAAACATCTTCAAAGTCAAGAAAAAATCTACACAATATCGGTCTTCATggtgttgttttctttaatctaAGGCCAAATAGAAATATTGAG GATTTGGCTAAAATGATGGCAAAAGGTTCAAAGTGTAGATGGGGAAACTCAATAGGTTATGTTCTGATTCCTTTGGGGATGAAGCCACAGGATGATGTATTTGAATATGTTCGACAAGCCAAAACTATCATGGATGGTAAAAAACATTCCCTCGAACCTCTATTTTCTTATGGATTGCTCAAAGTAACAATGGAGGTTTTCGGATTAAGG GGACTCAAGACTCTTGTGAAGAGAATATTTGGTAGCACAACAATGATATTCTCAAATGTGGTTGGTCCAGACGAAGAAATTAGCTTTTTTGGCCATCGAATAGCTTACATTGCTGCAAGTACCTTTGGTGTCCCACAG GCACTCAATATCTGTATTCAAAGCTATGTGGACAAACTTATAATCAACATTGGGGTTGATGTAGACGTGATTCCAGACCCTCATCACCTTTGTGATCTCATCATTGAAGCTCTCCGCATGATGAATTCTGCTGCTCCAAAAAAGGTTTTTCATGCTTCAAAGGTTTAA